From Ignisphaera aggregans DSM 17230, the proteins below share one genomic window:
- a CDS encoding reverse gyrase (COGs: COG1110 Reverse gyrase~InterProIPR000380:IPR013497:IPR006171:IPR003601:IPR 006154:IPR003602:IPR014001:IPR014021:IPR005736~KEGG: pab:PAB2423 reverse gyrase~PFAM: TOPRIM domain protein; DNA topoisomerase type IA central domain protein~PRIAM: DNA topoisomerase (ATP-hydrolyzing)~SMART: DNA topoisomerase I DNA-binding; Toprim sub domain protein; DNA topoisomerase I ATP-binding; DEAD-like helicase~SPTR: Q9UZ86 Reverse gyrase~TIGRFAM: reverse gyrase~PFAM: Toprim domain; DNA topoisomerase; DEAD/DEAH box helicase~TIGRFAM: reverse gyrase), with translation MSGINIVFDLGGKGDEELLKIPRGIYLGLCINCGGPIEDNRIIYRNACSKCMNSKDLVEVRDLEELAKHVTSLNPNGRLNYILTLNKFVKEFEEFFQKSIGSKPWSLEISWALRVAQHQSFAMIAPTGVGKTTFGLVMTLFLSYKYGKKVYIIVPTTVLVEEYEKRLWQFSEKLGITLKIIAASSKIHGKRKIELEESIASGSFDILITTSAFLQRNFNDVFKKMLSNNIKMDLIFVDDVDAIIKGSKAIDMVLQLLGFSEEDISNGYKMIDLRRRLLQCENARESSRCYIDGKPIDVIYEELQKKVLEKRERCGILIVASATGRARGKRIKLFRELLGFSIGTAIEVNRNVVDAYIPIDNPAEIIDRLVSIIKILGSGGLIYVPLDLGQEYAVKLATELNSRGIRAGVVISGKSEDLKKFIENELDVVVGVATYYGLLVRGIDIPERIRYAIFVGVPRHKISLTRIEYYPQTLLRLLSVLVDVVEDQMKDRVLRNIAYLRRILRRISPNRIFDIVERLKKGEKVEDELAGIITNAYKLVNELLSDSKIIDRLKKHERVSIIEEEGQLYILIPDAPTYIQASGRTSRLFMGGITRGLSIIFVDDTRLLRGLEERIRVYIDDFRFQSFNEINLEEILKQIDEDRRIVNLIKRGLLEEVIHIPKFSFSRSILFIVESPNKARTIASFFGRPTIREIDGLRVYEVDIGNAHLLIASSGGHVFDIVEEELSENNIYGVQRTVENGKQLFLPIYGYLKRCSVCGAQFVKGTVCPICGSTRIRSSEKIINALQKIALEVDEVIIATDPDSEGEKIGYDMAIALAPYAKIIRRAEFHEVTRKAILSSLYNPRGLKLSLIEAQIVRRIEDRWLGFALSDYVTKRFKELKLESREGRLSAGRVQTPVLGRVIEIYINRLRTQRKYKIFSIGNISLEIPVEDLKKIFGDELKRISKERVEIVLKLLSHEIVNLNPMPPFTTDELIVEAQRQLGIDAVETMRIAQDLFELGFITYHRTDSTRISSTGISIAHEYLLNKFGDLGKELFVPRTWGEGGAHEAIRPTRAMDVDMIQEIIAEQLIELPIRLTNRHLRIYDIIFRRFIASQMKSAKVERNRFEAILKIDGIEVAKQHIEIISNIVEPGYTLIYMPFKTVFLPHGSIALKPLHIKTAILSDVKLPTQGDLVKWMKDVGIGRPSTYAKIVEILLRRGYTFRHRKGSVLIPSITGIIIYNILAGTMLPSIEVDEEEFINILQKHPSIRKYNPEALRQTLAEILRNLSIGIRNMVSVERTRMLYNKMQEIEEGRLSYINVLSELFREMCSNVINMISSEAIEICKS, from the coding sequence TTGAGTGGAATTAATATAGTATTTGATTTAGGTGGGAAGGGGGACGAAGAACTTCTTAAAATTCCTAGAGGTATATACCTTGGTCTTTGTATTAATTGCGGAGGGCCTATTGAGGATAATAGAATTATTTATAGGAATGCATGTTCTAAGTGTATGAATAGTAAGGATTTAGTGGAGGTTAGGGATTTAGAGGAGCTTGCTAAGCATGTTACTTCTCTAAATCCCAATGGTAGACTTAACTATATTCTAACACTTAATAAATTTGTTAAAGAGTTTGAAGAGTTCTTCCAAAAATCTATAGGAAGTAAACCCTGGAGTTTGGAGATTAGCTGGGCTTTGAGAGTTGCTCAGCATCAGAGTTTTGCTATGATAGCTCCTACAGGAGTTGGAAAGACAACATTTGGGCTTGTAATGACATTATTCCTTTCTTATAAATATGGGAAAAAAGTTTATATCATAGTTCCAACGACAGTTCTGGTTGAAGAGTATGAGAAGAGGTTATGGCAATTCTCGGAGAAGCTTGGAATTACTTTAAAGATTATAGCAGCATCATCTAAAATACATGGGAAGAGGAAAATAGAGTTAGAGGAATCTATAGCTTCTGGATCATTTGATATTCTTATAACAACATCAGCATTTTTACAAAGGAACTTTAATGATGTTTTTAAGAAGATGTTAAGTAATAATATTAAGATGGATCTAATATTTGTAGATGATGTTGATGCTATTATTAAGGGTAGCAAGGCTATAGACATGGTTTTGCAACTGCTTGGTTTTTCTGAGGAGGATATATCTAATGGTTATAAAATGATTGATTTAAGGAGAAGACTCCTACAGTGTGAAAATGCTAGGGAGAGCTCTAGGTGTTATATCGATGGAAAGCCAATAGATGTTATATACGAAGAGCTTCAGAAAAAGGTCCTAGAGAAGAGGGAGAGATGTGGGATATTAATAGTAGCTTCAGCTACGGGTAGAGCTAGGGGCAAGAGGATTAAGTTATTTAGAGAACTTCTAGGTTTTAGTATTGGAACTGCTATAGAGGTTAATAGAAATGTGGTAGATGCATACATTCCTATAGATAATCCTGCTGAGATCATTGATAGATTAGTATCTATTATTAAGATTCTTGGTAGTGGTGGTTTAATCTATGTACCACTTGATCTAGGACAAGAATATGCAGTAAAGCTTGCTACAGAATTAAATAGTAGAGGCATAAGAGCAGGTGTAGTGATTAGTGGTAAAAGTGAGGATCTTAAGAAGTTTATTGAGAATGAACTAGATGTAGTAGTAGGGGTTGCAACATATTATGGGCTTCTTGTTAGAGGTATAGATATTCCAGAGAGGATAAGATATGCAATATTTGTTGGTGTACCAAGACATAAAATCTCTTTGACAAGAATAGAATATTATCCACAAACATTATTAAGATTACTATCTGTTCTTGTTGATGTTGTTGAAGATCAGATGAAAGATAGGGTGCTAAGGAACATAGCATATTTGAGAAGAATTCTTCGCAGGATATCTCCTAATAGAATATTTGATATTGTTGAAAGGCTTAAGAAAGGTGAGAAAGTTGAGGATGAATTAGCTGGAATTATTACTAATGCATACAAATTGGTAAATGAATTACTCTCAGATAGTAAAATTATTGATAGGCTTAAGAAGCATGAAAGAGTTTCTATAATTGAGGAAGAAGGACAGTTATATATATTGATTCCCGATGCACCTACATATATTCAGGCAAGTGGAAGAACATCAAGATTGTTTATGGGTGGTATAACTCGCGGTCTTTCCATAATATTTGTTGATGATACTAGGCTTTTGAGAGGGTTGGAAGAAAGAATTAGAGTATACATTGATGATTTTAGATTTCAATCATTTAATGAGATAAATTTGGAGGAGATTTTGAAGCAGATAGATGAGGATAGAAGAATTGTGAATTTGATAAAGCGAGGTTTACTTGAGGAGGTTATTCATATACCTAAATTTAGTTTCTCAAGATCTATTCTATTCATAGTTGAATCACCAAATAAGGCTAGAACTATAGCCTCCTTCTTTGGTAGACCTACTATAAGGGAAATAGATGGTTTGCGTGTATATGAAGTAGATATAGGTAATGCCCATTTATTAATAGCATCATCAGGTGGTCATGTATTTGATATAGTAGAGGAAGAGCTCTCAGAAAATAATATATATGGTGTTCAAAGAACTGTAGAGAATGGAAAACAATTGTTTTTACCCATATATGGATACCTAAAGAGATGTTCTGTATGTGGAGCACAGTTTGTTAAAGGTACAGTCTGTCCTATTTGTGGAAGTACAAGGATTAGAAGCTCTGAAAAGATAATTAATGCTCTTCAGAAAATAGCCTTAGAGGTTGACGAAGTAATTATAGCTACAGATCCAGATTCTGAGGGAGAAAAGATAGGATACGATATGGCTATAGCATTAGCTCCCTATGCCAAGATTATAAGAAGAGCTGAATTCCATGAGGTAACAAGAAAGGCAATTTTATCATCATTGTATAACCCTCGAGGCTTAAAGTTATCACTTATAGAAGCGCAAATTGTTAGAAGAATTGAGGATAGATGGCTTGGATTTGCATTATCTGACTATGTTACTAAGAGATTTAAAGAGCTAAAGTTAGAGAGTAGAGAAGGAAGACTTAGCGCGGGTAGAGTTCAAACACCAGTACTTGGAAGAGTCATAGAGATTTATATAAATAGACTTAGGACTCAGAGAAAGTATAAAATATTCTCAATAGGGAATATCTCTCTAGAGATACCAGTTGAAGATCTTAAAAAGATCTTTGGAGATGAGCTAAAGAGAATTAGTAAGGAAAGAGTTGAGATAGTACTCAAATTATTAAGCCATGAGATTGTGAATTTAAACCCCATGCCACCATTTACAACAGATGAGCTTATCGTTGAGGCACAACGACAGCTTGGTATAGATGCTGTTGAAACAATGAGGATTGCTCAAGATCTTTTTGAACTAGGTTTTATAACATATCATCGAACTGATAGTACAAGAATTTCATCAACAGGTATCTCTATAGCTCATGAATATCTATTAAATAAGTTTGGCGATCTTGGTAAAGAACTATTTGTTCCTAGGACATGGGGTGAGGGAGGAGCCCATGAAGCAATAAGACCTACAAGAGCTATGGATGTTGATATGATACAGGAGATTATAGCTGAGCAACTGATTGAGTTGCCTATTAGGTTGACTAATAGACATCTTAGGATATATGACATTATATTTAGAAGATTTATAGCAAGCCAGATGAAATCTGCTAAGGTTGAGAGGAATAGGTTTGAAGCTATCTTAAAGATAGATGGTATTGAGGTTGCTAAGCAACATATTGAGATCATTAGCAATATTGTTGAGCCTGGATATACATTGATTTATATGCCATTTAAAACTGTATTTTTACCTCATGGGAGTATAGCATTAAAACCACTACATATAAAAACAGCTATACTTAGTGATGTTAAGCTTCCTACACAAGGTGATTTAGTTAAATGGATGAAGGATGTAGGTATAGGTAGACCGAGTACCTATGCAAAAATTGTTGAAATCCTACTGCGAAGGGGGTATACATTTAGGCATAGGAAGGGATCAGTATTGATACCCTCTATCACAGGCATAATCATCTATAATATACTTGCGGGTACAATGCTACCAAGTATAGAGGTAGATGAGGAAGAGTTTATTAACATTTTACAGAAACATCCATCTATTCGAAAATACAATCCAGAAGCACTACGACAAACTTTAGCTGAGATACTAAGGAATTTGAGCATTGGAATAAGGAATATGGTTAGCGTAGAAAGGACTAGAATGTTGTATAACAAGATGCAGGAAATAGAGGAGGGAAGGCTGAGCTATATAAATGTTTTATCTGAATTATTTAGAGAGATGTGCTCAAATGTTATTAATATGATAAGTAGTGAGGCTATAGAGATATGCAAGAGCTAA
- a CDS encoding endoribonuclease L-PSP (COGs: COG0251 Putative translation initiation inhibitor yjgF family~InterPro IPR006175:IPR006056~KEGG: hbu:Hbut_0217 YjgH/F family protein - putative translation initiation inhibitor~PFAM: Endoribonuclease L-PSP~SPTR: A2BJC8 YjgH/F family protein-putative translation initiation inhibitor~TIGRFAM: endoribonuclease L-PSP~PFAM: Endoribonuclease L-PSP~TIGRFAM: endoribonuclease L-PSP, putative): MKKIIYTERAPRPIGPYSQGIVAGCYVFISGQIPIDPLTGKIVDGEFSDRVVRVLENIKAIIESVGGSLNDIVKVTVFLRDIGMFQQFNEIYSRYFKEDPPARTVVEVSNLPRGVDIEMEAIAYICRE, encoded by the coding sequence ATGAAGAAGATTATATATACTGAAAGAGCTCCAAGGCCTATAGGACCATATAGTCAGGGTATAGTTGCAGGGTGTTATGTTTTTATCTCTGGGCAGATACCTATAGATCCTTTAACTGGGAAAATAGTTGATGGTGAATTTAGTGATAGAGTTGTAAGAGTATTAGAGAATATTAAAGCTATTATAGAGTCTGTAGGAGGATCTTTGAATGATATTGTTAAAGTTACAGTATTTCTAAGAGATATAGGAATGTTTCAACAATTCAATGAGATATATTCTAGATACTTTAAAGAAGATCCTCCAGCTAGAACAGTGGTAGAGGTTTCAAATCTTCCAAGAGGTGTAGATATTGAGATGGAAGCTATAGCATATATATGTAGAGAGTGA
- a CDS encoding Cupin 2 conserved barrel domain protein (COGs: COG1917 conserved hypothetical protein contains double-stranded beta-helix domain~InterPro IPR013096~KEGG: smr:Smar_0244 cupin 2 domain-containing protein~PFAM: Cupin 2 conserved barrel domain protein~SPTR: A3DL47 Cupin 2, conserved barrel domain protein~PFAM: Cupin domain) — translation MITRPKVVKANEVDILPVENARNTWIRVLISTSEAPTYAMRLFEMDIDGHIDAHSHPWEHEIFVLEGRVRIRVENDIYDLDPYTAIYIPPNKIHEYWNIGNTKAKFLCIIPVKPTLIE, via the coding sequence ATGATAACAAGACCAAAAGTAGTTAAAGCTAATGAAGTTGATATATTACCAGTTGAAAATGCTCGAAACACCTGGATACGGGTACTGATATCAACTTCTGAAGCTCCTACATATGCTATGAGGCTATTTGAAATGGATATAGATGGTCATATAGATGCACATTCTCACCCATGGGAACATGAAATATTTGTTTTAGAGGGAAGGGTCAGAATTCGTGTAGAAAATGATATTTATGACCTTGATCCATATACAGCTATATACATACCTCCAAATAAAATTCATGAATATTGGAATATAGGTAATACCAAAGCTAAGTTTCTATGCATAATACCTGTGAAGCCTACATTAATAGAATAG
- a CDS encoding Trypsin-like serine protease typically periplasmic contain C-terminal PDZ domain (COGs: COG0265 Trypsin-like serine protease typically periplasmic contain C-terminal PDZ domain~InterPro IPR001940~KEGG: pas:Pars_0864 peptidase S1 and S6, chymotrypsin/Hap~SPTR: A4WJ82 Peptidase S1 and S6, chymotrypsin/Hap), which translates to MTDTVYSKGFLINLKDIDKVVSGLISDIVTSIVMISTSSNDCDATGIGNEISIATGFFIDNRIIVTVSHFLDEDRRGLERSLCIVTTVGEIVKGVVIGVDDKYDILFISTESKVDHSVIPLTYVNPIIGSISIAGGMAYGILRPFFSLGIVSGYEVKAPINNRLVEGLMLLSTPILPGMSGGPVVGLNGQLYGVIVAKYSDSNEFALAIPVSRIYFSYEILRRYGKVSHIKLGLVLIDYKPKLYSYGFRNGLIVSRNDNEKLKEFCSIESNDIILSINNINLNSLEDLRIALDLALINNKDIEITYYDFNKKRIERCTVPIYSFILHN; encoded by the coding sequence ATGACGGATACAGTATATTCAAAGGGCTTCCTCATAAATTTAAAAGATATTGATAAAGTTGTTTCTGGGTTGATCTCAGATATCGTTACATCTATAGTAATGATATCAACTTCTAGTAATGATTGTGATGCAACTGGGATAGGTAATGAGATATCTATTGCTACAGGTTTTTTCATAGATAATAGGATTATAGTTACTGTATCTCATTTTCTAGATGAAGATAGAAGGGGGTTAGAGAGAAGCTTATGTATCGTCACAACAGTGGGTGAGATTGTTAAGGGAGTTGTTATAGGTGTTGACGATAAATACGATATACTATTTATATCTACAGAGAGCAAAGTTGATCATAGTGTAATACCATTAACATATGTCAATCCCATAATTGGAAGTATTTCAATAGCAGGTGGTATGGCCTATGGAATTCTACGACCATTTTTCTCTCTAGGTATTGTTAGTGGATATGAGGTTAAGGCTCCAATAAACAATAGATTGGTAGAGGGTCTAATGCTTCTTAGTACTCCTATTCTACCTGGAATGAGTGGAGGTCCTGTAGTAGGACTCAATGGACAGTTATATGGTGTAATTGTTGCAAAGTATAGTGATTCTAATGAATTTGCCTTAGCAATACCTGTGTCAAGAATTTACTTTAGTTATGAAATTCTTCGAAGATATGGCAAAGTAAGTCATATAAAACTAGGTCTTGTATTGATTGACTATAAGCCTAAGTTATACTCCTATGGATTTAGAAATGGTTTGATAGTCTCGAGAAATGATAATGAGAAATTAAAAGAATTTTGTAGCATTGAATCAAATGATATAATTCTGAGTATCAATAATATCAACTTAAATTCGTTGGAGGATCTGAGAATAGCATTAGATTTAGCATTAATCAATAACAAAGATATAGAGATTACTTATTATGATTTCAATAAAAAACGTATTGAACGATGTACAGTACCTATTTATTCATTTATTCTTCATAATTAG
- a CDS encoding ATPase-like, ParA/MinD (COGs: COG0489 ATPase involved in chromosome partitioning~InterPro IPR019591~KEGG: dka:DKAM_0132 MRP protein-like protein~PFAM: ATPase-like, ParA/MinD~SPTR: B8D348 MRP protein-like protein~PFAM: ParA/MinD ATPase like; Anion-transporting ATPase): MLSSRLSIINDINAALKDVDKIVIVMSGKGGVGKTLVSCSLAIGLNMKGYSVAILDADIHGPSVPWMLGIANELLRAEGDRILPIEINDIGVVSFDLLLDVKEMPIVWRGPLKTRALLEILSKTLWGRRDYLIIDMPPGTGDEPLTIIQWLRDRISGAILVITPGMLVKHIVSKAKSFLYNTNVKYLGTVVNMAYFKCPVCGSIHRIFGTVDIDSKEIIAEIPIDPDLAKYIENGKIIEYLKQENETSKKLLMISTYVENILSKTP, translated from the coding sequence ATGCTAAGCTCTAGGCTATCTATAATAAATGATATAAATGCTGCATTGAAGGATGTAGATAAAATAGTTATTGTTATGAGTGGAAAGGGAGGTGTTGGCAAGACATTAGTCTCTTGTAGCTTAGCTATAGGCTTAAATATGAAGGGGTACTCTGTTGCAATACTTGATGCTGATATTCATGGGCCTAGTGTTCCATGGATGTTGGGAATAGCTAATGAATTGCTTAGAGCTGAGGGAGATAGAATACTTCCAATAGAGATTAATGATATAGGTGTTGTATCATTTGATTTGCTACTAGATGTAAAGGAAATGCCTATTGTTTGGAGAGGTCCCTTAAAGACAAGAGCACTACTAGAGATATTATCAAAGACGTTATGGGGTAGGAGAGATTATCTAATAATTGATATGCCTCCAGGAACAGGTGATGAACCTTTAACAATTATACAATGGCTAAGGGATAGAATTTCAGGAGCTATACTTGTTATAACCCCTGGTATGTTGGTTAAACATATTGTTTCTAAGGCAAAATCCTTTCTATATAATACCAATGTAAAATATCTTGGAACTGTAGTCAATATGGCGTACTTTAAATGCCCTGTATGTGGATCTATTCATAGGATATTCGGAACAGTGGATATTGATAGCAAAGAGATTATAGCTGAAATACCTATTGATCCTGATCTTGCAAAATATATAGAAAACGGTAAGATAATAGAATATCTAAAACAGGAAAATGAAACCTCTAAGAAGCTTCTAATGATCTCTACATACGTAGAAAATATACTCTCAAAAACCCCATAA
- a CDS encoding acylphosphatase (COGs: COG1254 Acylphosphatase~InterPro IPR001792~KEGG: sto:STS137 acylphosphatase~PFAM: acylphosphatase~SPTR: Q971Z4 Acylphosphatase~PFAM: Acylphosphatase) produces MTVKRIEILIQGVLKGFGYIAYIYVIAKKLNLKGIAKFIDEDKIEVIAEGEEESLKEFIKYLENNPTAAIINSLEYRVIEPSNSFDDFIADF; encoded by the coding sequence ATGACAGTTAAAAGAATTGAAATACTTATACAAGGAGTACTTAAAGGATTTGGATATATAGCATATATCTATGTTATAGCCAAGAAATTGAATCTTAAAGGTATTGCAAAGTTTATTGATGAAGATAAGATAGAGGTGATAGCAGAGGGTGAGGAAGAATCATTAAAAGAATTCATAAAATATCTTGAGAATAACCCTACAGCAGCAATAATAAATTCATTGGAGTACAGAGTTATAGAACCATCGAATTCCTTCGATGATTTCATAGCGGATTTCTAA
- a CDS encoding integrase protein (COGs: COG4342 conserved hypothetical protein~KEGG: dka:DKAM_1130 integrase protein~SPTR: B8D5S5 Integrase protein), translated as MSEFKADSISTLNSKDSWYESVNVEALSDEAKRAILEAVKNKLGFSKACEVLDIAKSSLHRYLSGERKIPSDVIKRALKFLTKSEFESIISGWDKLKAFGIIREDGVVDYGLVLKILAIAAKDEYLKNAILRFVVENFREDLKKMLGISFTGIKLEWCEDFENFLMERKKRRKVKDVETLNYYKSLFMRYLQGKELSEQLIDYVVNHENKWLRNIFRHYIQYLYYKRKISPETFGWIMEVVPSRGYKLDVRPYPINLDDVRKTFEFLKNNHQVYYTIYRAMLESGARFEHVLKMIESWSPNEVIEIPGIGIETKRLVCFEDKGFCRYYMGLRESEKPCEWIYISLETTEMIQKIVGKRISRQNVWRYAKRHGLIAPKYMRKVAWRLMVKAMNREVARFIQSRLGELRISEARYEDLLSEADEAYPKYLQIVKELTETNGNS; from the coding sequence ATGTCTGAATTCAAAGCTGATAGTATTTCAACACTAAATTCTAAGGATAGTTGGTACGAATCCGTAAATGTCGAAGCATTGAGTGATGAGGCTAAGAGGGCTATTCTAGAAGCTGTTAAGAATAAGTTGGGGTTCTCTAAAGCGTGTGAGGTTCTCGATATTGCTAAGTCTTCTCTGCATCGATATCTGTCAGGTGAGAGGAAAATTCCTTCAGATGTTATTAAGAGGGCTCTGAAGTTCTTAACCAAGTCTGAGTTTGAGTCGATAATAAGCGGCTGGGATAAGCTAAAGGCCTTCGGAATCATTAGGGAGGATGGTGTTGTGGACTATGGTTTAGTCCTTAAGATATTGGCGATAGCAGCTAAAGATGAATATCTGAAGAATGCTATCCTTAGGTTTGTGGTTGAGAATTTTAGAGAGGATCTAAAGAAGATGCTTGGAATAAGTTTTACAGGTATAAAGCTTGAGTGGTGTGAAGATTTTGAAAACTTTTTGATGGAACGTAAGAAGAGAAGAAAGGTAAAAGATGTAGAGACTCTAAACTACTATAAATCACTGTTCATGAGATATCTACAGGGTAAGGAGCTAAGTGAGCAATTGATAGATTATGTTGTTAACCATGAAAATAAGTGGCTTAGAAACATATTCAGACACTACATCCAATACCTATACTATAAGAGAAAGATTTCTCCAGAGACGTTCGGATGGATAATGGAGGTTGTTCCATCAAGAGGCTATAAGTTGGATGTAAGGCCATATCCAATAAATCTCGATGATGTTAGAAAGACATTTGAGTTTCTCAAAAATAATCACCAAGTCTATTACACAATATATAGAGCTATGCTAGAATCTGGAGCTAGATTCGAACATGTATTGAAGATGATAGAGAGTTGGAGTCCTAACGAAGTTATTGAGATTCCTGGTATTGGTATAGAGACTAAGAGACTCGTGTGCTTTGAGGATAAGGGGTTCTGTAGATACTACATGGGTCTTAGAGAATCTGAGAAGCCCTGTGAATGGATCTATATATCTCTAGAGACCACCGAGATGATTCAGAAGATAGTGGGTAAGAGGATTAGCAGGCAGAACGTGTGGAGATATGCTAAGAGACATGGTCTAATAGCTCCAAAATATATGAGGAAAGTGGCATGGAGACTAATGGTAAAAGCTATGAATAGAGAAGTTGCAAGATTCATACAGTCAAGACTTGGAGAACTGAGGATCTCTGAAGCTAGATATGAAGATCTTCTGAGTGAAGCAGATGAAGCTTACCCAAAATATCTTCAGATAGTCAAAGAGTTGACTGAAACTAATGGAAACAGCTAG
- a CDS encoding hypothetical protein (KEGG: hypothetical protein LOC752235~SPTR: Q5CV09 Very large probable mucin, 11700 aa long protein with signal peptide and pronounced Thr repeat (308 aa long)) gives MKGISEFIALLIVVGIVIGAAIVGSGIISNILMKQSPKGADIVGKLFWLWEKLDNGYVLYIHGPLTNVGSEVVNITRIEVSYGGKKYNADFTKMTLHPGEYNEILARTAVDTLPPTSTVTVIVYYCTPSGCSTSIISATVRMTEYVSMYEVVTVTLPVGVTIIQTVTTTVPRITYTTVTQTVSTTTTVTTTRTVSQIVTTTVATTQTVTRTTTATATSTVIKPAWLIDFSACYSVYNNIIVVGTLDKPVNKDAEYIPYVAKYFKCSVFGCSEVAVKPFDFVERSIISSYGPIDPPWFGHFKVEVWSVDPSSGQLLEKMWESNVDPNTRCA, from the coding sequence GTGAAAGGAATATCAGAATTCATAGCTCTGCTGATAGTTGTTGGCATTGTGATTGGAGCTGCGATAGTTGGAAGTGGTATTATCTCAAATATTTTGATGAAGCAGTCGCCGAAAGGTGCTGATATTGTTGGAAAACTGTTCTGGCTGTGGGAGAAGCTGGACAACGGATATGTGCTCTACATTCATGGACCTCTGACCAATGTTGGTAGCGAGGTTGTTAACATTACACGTATCGAGGTGTCATACGGTGGGAAAAAGTATAATGCGGACTTTACGAAGATGACCCTGCATCCTGGCGAATACAATGAAATACTTGCAAGAACTGCTGTAGACACCCTCCCGCCAACATCGACGGTTACTGTTATAGTATACTACTGTACACCATCGGGTTGTTCAACATCGATCATCTCTGCAACAGTGAGGATGACAGAGTATGTATCAATGTACGAAGTGGTGACAGTGACACTACCTGTAGGTGTAACGATTATACAGACTGTTACTACAACTGTTCCCAGAATTACATATACTACTGTTACACAGACTGTGAGCACAACAACAACTGTTACCACAACTCGAACCGTGTCTCAGATAGTAACCACAACTGTGGCTACTACTCAGACTGTGACTAGAACCACAACAGCAACCGCGACTTCCACAGTAATCAAACCTGCATGGCTCATCGACTTCTCTGCGTGTTACAGTGTTTATAACAATATTATTGTTGTTGGAACATTGGATAAACCGGTCAACAAAGATGCAGAATATATTCCATATGTTGCGAAGTATTTCAAGTGTAGCGTGTTTGGATGTAGCGAAGTAGCGGTAAAACCATTTGATTTCGTTGAAAGGAGTATAATATCGTCGTATGGACCTATTGACCCGCCTTGGTTTGGGCACTTTAAAGTCGAAGTCTGGTCAGTTGATCCGAGTTCCGGTCAACTACTCGAAAAGATGTGGGAGTCCAACGTTGATCCAAATACGAGATGTGCATAG